The stretch of DNA GCTAATAATTCCTGTTTTTCCTGTATCCGTCTTTCCGTCTTACTCCAGGAGGAGTTTACACCTAAACTTTGAGGCCAGACGTTAATGTACCTAACTAGACAGATATGTCCTATCAACTATTTCATGAATATTAACATCTTAATACCTAAATGGTTGCAAATAAAAACATGAAGActcaatttttgaaaatttttaatATCAAAGGGGTAAGTTATCATAGTGCAATAACTACAACCCCCTCCTTTTGTTGATAAATAGGGTGCATTAAGATTTGACATTTTAAAATTCATAGATATCGGCCAACAATTAGTCCAACTATAGGCATACCTTGTTTATAAGACCTGTATCAACAGAATTTTATTTCAAAGATCTTTCAATGGGATATCGATTTCATAGCAACCATAATATATTTTAAGATAAATTAATGTTAACATTATACTTTTGTATAAAGATTTGCCATCCTATGGTGTTCACAAGAAACAAGCGAGTCCGGGATTTTTCAAGAAATTCAGAGGTATAAAGCTAAAATCGTAGTACACCCTATAAAATATTTCACATCCCATTGTGCATGTTTAGAACATAGTAGCAGCTGGATACAGTTTTATTTTCAAAGAATTCAGAGGTACTCCCTTCATCCCAAATCCCAAATTATTATTCGCTCTGGCTTTTCTAGGTTCACAGATTTTGCTACGTATCTAAATATATTGTCTAaatgcatagcaaaatctatatatttagaaaagctaaaacgattaataatttggaacggagaaaGTACAAAGCTCCACTGTGCCTTTGCATGCCAACAGGGGTGGGGATCAAACTAGGTTCTATAGTGCTGAGATTTACCAGCATATATGATGAAATCTCGATCAATAGATTGGTGAAGCCCCAACAAATTTAGATGCTGCAGTCAAAATGAAATTTGCAAAATTTGTCATTTTAAAACATGTATGCCTGTTAACCACGTTCCTGCTTTCATACTTGTGTCATCTTTTCATTTGGATCATGGGATGCATGGGTATCTACAATGCAGCACCTGCAGCATCACAATAAAATCCCAGTCTCTCCTGACAGGTATGCTCACACAACATTGTCACAGGCTAAAATTTTGACCAGGCACAATACTTCTCAATTAATCTGCTCCAGCACATGAACAGCTTGTTCCAGCAATCTTAATTTCTCACCACAGGAGATTTAAACAAAATGCTAACGTCTATGGTATTCCACTGTGCTTCTGATCCAACCTTTCACAATGCAGCAAACTTGTCATCAGCATGCCGGCGATGATGATGCCGGTGACTTCTCCTGTGGGCTCGCAGCTCACTTCGCTTCAGGACAGTGCTGATGTTTCCAGGTGGATTGTTGCTTTCCACGTCACCTGGAGAACCGAGTATACAAGCAAATGGATCCTCCATCAGGTCCCCAGTTGGTCCCTGCAAGCATAATATACAAAAAGAAGTGTCATCTTGCAGTGAAATATTTGGAAACTTAGATGGACAACTGCATTAAGAAAATAAGTATAGACGTGTATGACAAATTGCAGACTTAGTGGTAAATTAGTAACTCACATTGTCCGCAGTTGTCCCTCCAGAAACTGTTCTGGCCTCATCATCAGAGTTGGTAGCTTCAATTTCCTTCATTCTTTCTACAAAGGCACTGTCCGTATATGAACGACGCGGGTGCCACCTGAAAAATGGTTGGTCTTGATGTAGGTCATCGAACAGATGCTCAGCAAAAAAGTGCTTTTTCACAGCTTCCACCAGGTAATGATCATCATTATGCTTAGTAAGTATTCTGTTAATGAGGCAAGAAAAACAAGTATAATGTTAATGAAACAAGTATTTGGTTGGAACACCTGATGTCAAAGAGAAAGAATGCGCTGGTTAACAAACCGCACATGTTAGCAAGCTCCATCTTCATGCGTCCTTCTTCATCCTCTAAAACCACTACAGGAGACACATTGAAGGTTTCACTATACATGGGCTTTCCCATGATATAAGCGCAGCCTGAGAAGTAGCTTCAATAAATTCACATTTCCAATGAAAAGTATGAAAATTGATTCCTAAACACCACATGAACATTGAAGGGGCAATGCATCCAATATTATAAGACAAATGGTTCCATCTATAGCAATCTGTTTCCTTTCAACTACAGCAGAAATACATTATAACTTCATGAGTAAATAGTGCCAAAAATAGAAGCTACATGGTTTTGGAACACAAAACTATCTTACAAAATTCGAATAAGTAACACATACTTAAATTTTTGTGCGTTCTCATATGACCAATGGGTGTTTTTAAGATATATTAGTACTGGATGATAATAAAAATTGTATTCTGCTCTTAAAGCAGTACTATTCATAGGTAAACTATTCATCTGGGACCTGTCAGCACAGCATTAGTTAGAAATTAGAAATGTGAATAATAATTTTCCTTGTTAATTGGGTTGGTTTCATTGTAGGTATTTCCTATTCATGTTGACTCATCCATATAGAAGAGCCACAATCACTAGCAACAAAGCAAAAATTTATAAATGTATTGCTTTGTCTTTCTCATCTAAATAAAAGCTTGACTATGCCTTTGCATGACCTTATTGTACAGGATCACTACCAGGTTGGATAGCCTTAAGATTTACCTGTAGCTGCACAAAACCTTGCAAATCCAGAACTAGGTGGAGGCCTAAGAAATTTGGTTCCTGAAAGAAGGAATTCTGTAAGCAAGTCTTTGGTACCAACAGTAATCCCCGGCAGCGCAAATTTTGCAAAACTTTTATATAACACTTAATAAAAGACTCGATCAAGGGGAGAGACGTCCCCTTGACATAGCCCTTAAGGTAGGGACCCCCTGAACCTCAATAGACGGCAGGAACCTCACGCGCGCACGCTTCGTGGCGGCCGCGGATCCATCTGCACAGTTACTATATTTTTGGAGGGGGGCACAACAACCATGCAGCACCCAAGCTTCGAGCCTGGGCGGGGAGGCGCCGCAACGGGCAGCCTCAACCATCGCGCCACAGGCGTGCCTGCCAAATCTTTTATATAACACTTAATGGCATCAATGTTTCAACCATAATTGATGATTCACTTTGTCCTTCTCAACCAATAATTGAATTGACCATATGTTATGAAGACATGTGTTGCTCGTTAAAGAAACAGCAATTACAATGTTCAAACCCTAGTGAGCACAAATATTAACATGTAGCCAAATGTATCATAAACATTAACTAAGCCAAATGCTCCAAATGTAACAGATTCATCGTGGTTAGTAAGCAAGCATAGGGTAGGCATATACAAATATTCCTGCACAGTAATAAGAACGGAAGAATGCAAGTTCAGGGTAAGCAAACAGATATCCTTGAAAAGTTAATAAAAAAGGTAGAATATATCAATAATAGTATTACACTGACATGCACACTGGATAGCAGTAAAAACAACAACATTCATGGCAGAACATTTAGGGAAGGAGCTTAAATACAGACCATAAGAAAGGAATAATGTTGTTCATCAGGTGATGCAAGGTTCTTTAAAACAAGTGTCCTATCCAAATTTGGACTCTAATATTCAGTGGCTTGTCCAGAAACAATCTCTGTACAATTTGCACAAGTATGGCTATTGAATACTACAAATTGGAACATTGACACAAAGCCACAATCATGCTGCCAGCATGTTTTCAACACAATCCAGTACCTTTAATTATGGACAGAAAGCTAAGCTTTATCAGGATTCAGGAATGGCATCTACTGCATGGTGGCAGGCACCTTTTTCGTCTCTTAACTGAATGTTCCTTGTTTAACACGACTTCAAAACAGCTCAACGGACAACAATATCAAATATCATCAAGAGAGGGATGGAGGAACCTAAGGCTGAGACCAAACCTGCAAACCACCCCACAAAGCTGCCCAATCCTGAGAATAAAACGAAGGCCGCATTTGGAACGGAATTGAGAATCCGAAGCTTGTTATCCTCCTCTGGGGTCAAACCGCCCTGCATCatcatcagcagcagcaactcAGCAAATCAACAGGGACGAAATTTTCATTTTAGGGGTTTTCGGGGTTGTCAAGGAAGGAGGGTTCCGCAGGAGAGCTTACCTTGGTCCGCATGGCGTACTCCAGATCTTGGAGCACTTCCTGCCTCATTAGCAACACAAAACCCCATCAAATCCCAGCCCAGCACGAGAAGAAGCGAAAAaagatttgggggggggggggaggggggattgTTAGAGGACAAGAAAATTTGAGGAATAATTGATTCACAAAAAAATGATTTTGGGAACGGCAGTCAAGCAGTTTCTGGAAGCGATTCGGCGAACCTTGCCGGGCGGGGGGCCAATATAGAGGTCCTTCATGTACCGCAGCAGCCCCACCATCGCCTCTCCAGCTGTTGATAACCGGAGTTTGGAGAGATGCGGACAGTGGTGAGGAAAGCAGGGAGACGAAGAGGAGCTGTCCTGTGATTTGGGCCTTTACTTCCACGGACCACCGTTAATGCTATTGCCTATTGTGCTCAATTGGTTTCAGTTATTGGACCGAATTTGTAGCCTTCTTGGCCCGCGAGAATAGACCTCCTTTGAACATATCCACGGGATACCTATACATTTTTTGGAAAAAACAAATTCTCTTCCACCTTATTGAGTTGAGATTCGTAAAACCAATCCCATCTACATCTATTGAATTCCCATTCTCCTTCCTTTCCGTCCCATGCACCAccgctaggggtggtaaagcgGAAGCGCTATGAGGGTGTTTTGGaacagggacttaaaaaaagtcccagagactttttagtatttagaagtattaaataaaagttaattataaaattaactgcagaatcctggggctaaactgcgagacgaatctaatgatgtatcgtaatctataattagcgaatgggtactgtagcatcactgtagcaaattatgaattaattaggctcattagattcgtctcgcgaaaaagtactcagctgtcaaaaaacatttataaacagattttatttaatactataaaatagtaagattcattTTGAtatgatagggacttctgaaaaaaatttggaagcaAACAGGGCCTATATGTCGCGTGCGCCGTCGCCTACCGTGGCCGTTATTGTGGCCCAAATAAACCATAACATATACAAAGTCATCAGCCTAGTTACAATCCAGCATATATTTCCAACAACATGTACACTTACTATATTGGCCCACTACCCACACTGATACATTATTTTTTGTGTAATGCTTCTATGAATGCGGCTgatattttctttctttcttctttttaatgagcatttttaacttttttcttttttgatccCACGATGTAGATGCATTTGTCTCGTAAAATTATTTATCTGCATGTAACAAATTTGTTTGCAGCaccaaattatttgttcgctttGCATATTATTTTTTTCGTGATGTTAACTGATTTGTTCACgatatttatttttcattataatcaaatattcgcgatgtgtaatattttgtttgttatatattattattatttgttcgttatgtttaactttttgttcgcagaaaataattatttatttgtgttgttaaaatatttgttcccagtAGTCGAAATTGATTAATTAATATTagaaaaattaattttttaaaatattactAAGACATAGGCAAGCGTGGTCTTGTTtcgaagatcttgtcataaAAAAGACAATACTGCAATCAGAATTTAATTTAGATTCCTGATTTAAtagttagtttttttatttcagaTATTCATGCATGTGGGTGACGTCATGATTATTGTCCTCTCTGCATGCATGTACATGACCTCTTTTCTTTCATGTGGACCACATATGCAGCTATATTGGTGGGCTGATGGCCCATTTAATCCAGATCTTCCGGTGATGGTTGCCACAATCATCACCTCAAGCGATAGCTGATCACGCCCGTAGTAAAGTACTTTAAAATTTAGTCTAGAAAATTTAA from Panicum virgatum strain AP13 chromosome 9K, P.virgatum_v5, whole genome shotgun sequence encodes:
- the LOC120650988 gene encoding uncharacterized protein LOC120650988 isoform X2; translation: MVGLLRYMKDLYIGPPPGKEVLQDLEYAMRTKGGLTPEEDNKLRILNSVPNAAFVLFSGLGSFVGWFAGTKFLRPPPSSGFARFCAATGCAYIMGKPMYSETFNVSPVVVLEDEEGRMKMELANMCGLLTSAFFLFDIRWHPRRSYTDSAFVERMKEIEATNSDDEARTVSGGTTADNGPTGDLMEDPFACILGSPGDVESNNPPGNISTVLKRSELRAHRRSHRHHHRRHADDKFAAL
- the LOC120650988 gene encoding uncharacterized protein LOC120650988 isoform X3, with amino-acid sequence MVGLLRYMKDLYIGPPPGKEVLQDLEYAMRTKGGLTPEEDNKLRILNSVPNAAFVLFSGLGSFVGWFAGTKFLRPPPSSGFARFCAATGCAYIMGKPMYSETFNVSPVVVLEDEEGRMKMELANMWHPRRSYTDSAFVERMKEIEATNSDDEARTVSGGTTADNGPTGDLMEDPFACILGSPGDVESNNPPGNISTVLKRSELRAHRRSHRHHHRRHADDKFAAL
- the LOC120650988 gene encoding uncharacterized protein LOC120650988 isoform X1; translated protein: MVGLLRYMKDLYIGPPPGKEVLQDLEYAMRTKGGLTPEEDNKLRILNSVPNAAFVLFSGLGSFVGWFAGTKFLRPPPSSGFARFCAATGCAYIMGKPMYSETFNVSPVVVLEDEEGRMKMELANIILTKHNDDHYLVEAVKKHFFAEHLFDDLHQDQPFFRWHPRRSYTDSAFVERMKEIEATNSDDEARTVSGGTTADNGPTGDLMEDPFACILGSPGDVESNNPPGNISTVLKRSELRAHRRSHRHHHRRHADDKFAAL